In one Streptomyces sp. T12 genomic region, the following are encoded:
- a CDS encoding (2Fe-2S)-binding protein, with protein sequence MPSYSFTLNGERVTVEAPADMPLLWVLRDLLNVTGPKYGCGVGACRACTSHLDGDEIQPCVVPVADCAGRKVTTIEGLADGDKLHPVQQAWLDCDVAQCGFCQPGQIMATAALLKKTPRPTDADIDRIENVCRCGTYSRIREAIKKAAADS encoded by the coding sequence ATGCCCTCCTACTCCTTCACCCTCAACGGCGAGCGCGTCACCGTCGAGGCACCCGCCGACATGCCTCTGCTGTGGGTGCTGCGCGACCTGCTGAACGTCACCGGTCCCAAGTACGGCTGCGGCGTGGGCGCCTGCCGCGCCTGCACCAGCCATCTCGACGGCGACGAGATCCAGCCCTGCGTCGTACCGGTCGCCGACTGCGCCGGCCGCAAGGTCACCACCATCGAGGGCCTGGCCGACGGCGACAAGCTCCACCCCGTCCAACAGGCCTGGCTCGACTGCGACGTCGCCCAGTGCGGCTTCTGCCAGCCGGGCCAGATCATGGCCACGGCCGCCCTTCTGAAGAAGACGCCCCGGCCGACGGACGCCGACATCGACCGGATCGAGAACGTCTGCCGCTGCGGCACCTACTCCCGGATCCGCGAGGCGATCAAGAAGGCGGCCGCCGACAGTTGA
- a CDS encoding fructosamine kinase family protein — MHNSCEGPGATATRFTGLAVTGERQLSGALAEVTLDGGRVVMVKRGDGPRAAQAEAAGLRWLADAHAVRIPAVHGHDGQWLVTDRVATGRPGADAAEHLGSDLAALHAAGAPAFGAPPPGGPEEAYIGLAPMRNVTGPDWPRWYAEHRVLPYLRRAVDDGTVRSAEAPVIERVCERLPELAGPAEPPARLHGDLWNGNVLWGADGHAWLIDPAAHGGYRETDLAMLHLFGCPHLDRILDGYQRTAPLAEGWADRIALHQLFPLLVHAVLFGRGYAEQALTAARAALTR; from the coding sequence GTGCACAACTCCTGCGAGGGCCCTGGCGCCACGGCGACGCGGTTCACCGGGCTCGCGGTGACCGGCGAGCGACAGCTCTCCGGGGCGCTCGCCGAAGTCACCCTCGACGGTGGCCGAGTGGTGATGGTCAAGCGAGGCGACGGCCCCCGCGCCGCACAGGCGGAGGCGGCGGGACTGCGCTGGCTGGCCGACGCCCACGCCGTCCGCATCCCGGCCGTGCACGGCCACGACGGGCAGTGGCTGGTCACCGACCGTGTGGCGACCGGCCGGCCCGGCGCCGACGCGGCGGAACACCTCGGCAGCGACCTGGCCGCCCTGCACGCGGCGGGCGCACCCGCGTTCGGCGCCCCACCTCCCGGCGGCCCCGAGGAGGCGTACATCGGGCTCGCCCCGATGCGCAACGTCACCGGCCCCGACTGGCCCCGCTGGTACGCCGAGCACCGGGTGCTGCCGTATCTGCGCCGCGCGGTCGACGACGGCACGGTCCGCAGCGCGGAGGCCCCCGTGATCGAGCGGGTCTGCGAGCGGCTCCCCGAACTGGCGGGCCCCGCCGAGCCGCCCGCCCGGCTGCACGGCGACCTCTGGAACGGCAACGTCCTGTGGGGCGCCGACGGGCACGCCTGGCTGATCGACCCGGCCGCGCACGGCGGCTACCGCGAGACCGACCTGGCCATGCTCCACCTCTTCGGCTGCCCCCACCTGGACCGGATCCTGGACGGCTACCAGCGGACGGCCCCCCTGGCCGAGGGCTGGGCCGACCGCATCGCCCTGCACCAGCTCTTCCCGCTCCTGGTGCACGCCGTGCTCTTCGGCCGCGGCTACGCGGAACAGGCCCTCACGGCGGCCAGGGCGGCCTTGACGAGGTGA
- a CDS encoding LacI family DNA-binding transcriptional regulator: MTEVARAAGVSQKTVSRVVNGEPHVSPEVRDRVLRVIQELDYRPNNTARALLLGRYRRIGVVSLGTALYGPSTLLIALERAMQRAGYSFALASTLEGQRVSVAVEALLEQGVDGIVLSEPIDEGTPLRLGADVPVVSLGEGVELTDGLGAVVGADGVDAARIATEHLLALGHRTVWHIPGPQNWWAARDRLRGWREALAAAGAPEPPLAPEGDWSPAAGYAAGRQLARLADVTAVFAANDDMAIGALHAFAESGRDVPGDVSVIGYDDIPAAAYLAPPLTTVRQNFTAVADRAVDHLIALIEGRPVPADPTEPEPAVELTVRSSTGPARSPLSHD, translated from the coding sequence ATGACCGAGGTCGCCCGTGCCGCCGGTGTCTCCCAGAAGACGGTGTCGCGGGTCGTCAACGGCGAGCCGCATGTCAGCCCGGAGGTGCGCGACCGCGTGCTGCGGGTCATACAGGAGCTGGACTACCGCCCGAACAACACGGCGCGCGCCCTGCTCCTCGGCCGCTACCGGCGCATCGGAGTCGTCTCGCTGGGCACCGCCCTGTACGGCCCGTCGACGCTGCTCATCGCGCTGGAGCGGGCGATGCAGCGGGCGGGGTACTCGTTCGCCCTGGCCAGCACCCTGGAAGGGCAGAGAGTGTCCGTCGCCGTCGAGGCACTGCTGGAGCAGGGCGTCGACGGGATCGTGCTGTCCGAGCCCATCGATGAAGGCACCCCGCTCAGACTCGGCGCGGACGTGCCCGTGGTCAGCCTCGGTGAGGGCGTCGAACTCACCGACGGCTTGGGCGCGGTCGTCGGCGCCGACGGGGTCGATGCCGCCCGGATCGCCACCGAGCATCTGCTCGCCCTCGGCCACCGCACCGTCTGGCACATCCCCGGCCCGCAGAACTGGTGGGCCGCCCGGGACCGCCTCCGGGGCTGGCGCGAGGCCCTCGCCGCCGCCGGCGCCCCCGAACCGCCGCTCGCCCCGGAGGGCGACTGGAGCCCGGCCGCCGGATACGCGGCCGGCCGACAGCTGGCCCGACTGGCCGACGTCACCGCCGTGTTCGCCGCCAACGACGACATGGCGATCGGCGCCCTGCACGCCTTCGCCGAGTCGGGTCGCGACGTCCCCGGCGACGTCAGCGTCATCGGCTACGACGACATCCCCGCCGCCGCCTACCTCGCCCCGCCCCTGACCACCGTCCGGCAGAACTTCACCGCCGTCGCCGACCGCGCCGTCGACCACCTGATCGCCCTGATCGAGGGCCGCCCCGTACCGGCCGATCCCACCGAACCGGAACCGGCCGTCGAGTTGACCGTACGGTCCTCCACCGGCCCCGCCCGCAGTCCCCTGTCGCACGACTGA
- a CDS encoding ABC transporter substrate-binding protein, whose product MYTPPHPNRRALLRGALGLGTAAALTACAGGSATVRTSGEITLALWTHDPGYEAFFEKGIPQADRRTDFRYHLKVTRAGAPDIVTKLLAQAVAGRGTPDLVGFEIGSFPRMLRGDIAERLLYDLTDDIAAVPGLKADLLPARTAPFSKDGRVYALDSDTPMVVYFYRDDLFDRYNLPKQTVTWEEFADLGARVHQEHGASMCVVSTAGSDAGQVVQSFQMLLYQRGGAFFDADQNLVLDSPEAEDVLRFLCDGLRSGFVIDVSDYYGAAMQTALKQDRVIGLPMAIWYKNYGLVPNVPEQKGKWRVKALPRFARGGAATAAVGGTGFGVIKDKANTQATREFLFNTWLTHDGQVRRFTETGYLPTRRSVYDDPRLSAARDDFCGGQRLFPLYRELLPQVPPFHQSPDQSILYDVLAGNLLRAYHGDLSPRQALKQTAADFRDQAGR is encoded by the coding sequence GTGTACACCCCACCCCACCCCAATCGCCGCGCCCTGCTGCGCGGTGCCCTCGGCCTCGGCACGGCCGCCGCACTCACCGCCTGCGCGGGCGGCAGCGCCACCGTCCGCACTTCCGGTGAGATCACCCTCGCCCTGTGGACCCACGACCCGGGCTACGAGGCCTTCTTCGAGAAGGGCATCCCGCAGGCCGACCGCCGCACCGACTTCCGCTACCACCTGAAGGTCACCCGCGCCGGAGCCCCCGACATCGTCACCAAACTCCTCGCCCAGGCCGTCGCCGGGCGCGGCACACCCGATCTGGTGGGCTTCGAGATCGGCAGCTTCCCGCGCATGCTGCGCGGCGACATCGCCGAACGGCTGCTGTACGACCTCACCGACGACATCGCCGCCGTACCCGGTCTGAAGGCCGACCTGCTGCCCGCCCGCACGGCCCCCTTCAGCAAGGACGGCCGGGTCTACGCCCTCGACTCGGACACCCCGATGGTCGTCTACTTCTACCGCGACGACCTCTTCGACCGGTACAACCTGCCCAAGCAGACGGTGACTTGGGAGGAGTTCGCCGACCTGGGCGCCCGCGTCCATCAGGAGCACGGCGCGTCGATGTGCGTCGTCTCCACCGCGGGCAGCGACGCCGGCCAGGTCGTGCAGTCCTTCCAGATGCTGCTCTACCAGCGCGGCGGCGCCTTCTTCGACGCCGACCAGAACCTCGTCCTCGACTCACCGGAGGCCGAGGATGTCCTGCGCTTCCTGTGCGACGGGCTGCGCAGCGGCTTCGTCATCGACGTCTCCGACTACTACGGGGCCGCGATGCAGACCGCCCTGAAGCAGGACAGGGTCATCGGACTGCCCATGGCCATCTGGTACAAGAACTACGGCCTGGTCCCCAACGTGCCCGAGCAGAAAGGGAAATGGCGGGTCAAGGCACTGCCCCGGTTCGCAAGGGGCGGCGCGGCCACGGCCGCCGTGGGCGGCACCGGCTTCGGCGTCATCAAGGACAAGGCCAACACACAGGCGACCAGGGAGTTCCTGTTCAACACCTGGCTCACCCATGACGGCCAGGTCCGTCGCTTCACCGAGACCGGCTACCTGCCCACACGCCGCTCGGTCTACGACGACCCCCGCCTGAGCGCCGCCCGGGACGACTTCTGCGGCGGACAGCGGCTCTTCCCCCTCTACCGCGAACTGCTGCCCCAGGTGCCCCCGTTCCACCAGAGCCCCGACCAGTCGATCCTCTACGACGTGCTCGCCGGCAATCTCCTGCGCGCCTACCACGGCGATCTGAGCCCACGCCAGGCCCTGAAGCAGACCGCAGCCGACTTCCGCGACCAGGCCGGCCGCTAG
- a CDS encoding carbohydrate ABC transporter permease codes for MTTAIAGPPRSTGDRADEADTARRPKSSWAPYLFISPFYLLYILFMLVPIVVSLWLSLTEWVGLGTPHWVGLRNYRLLATDISFHRALGNTAVFVLVAVCVVVPLALLIAQALNTRGLRVRDLWRTAYFVPVVVSPILVALIFGLVFDRQFGLANSVLRALFGTGGVDWLGDPSLAKASIALVMLWRWTGYLTVFFLAGLQNVPRELYEAAALDGAGRLRTFSTVTLPALKPVTAFVVVTSFIGAAQIFEEPYLLTGGGPAESTLSVTMFIYRAAFQRQQFGYAAAAAVVLFVLVFGLSRLVNRLLGIGRAS; via the coding sequence ATGACCACCGCCATAGCCGGCCCGCCCCGCTCGACCGGTGACCGAGCCGACGAGGCCGACACAGCCCGCCGCCCGAAGAGCTCCTGGGCGCCGTACCTCTTCATCTCGCCCTTCTATCTCCTCTACATCCTGTTCATGCTGGTCCCCATCGTGGTCTCGCTCTGGCTGAGCCTCACCGAATGGGTCGGCCTCGGCACCCCGCACTGGGTGGGCCTGCGCAACTACCGGCTCCTCGCCACCGACATCAGCTTCCATCGGGCCCTCGGCAACACGGCCGTCTTCGTGCTCGTCGCGGTCTGCGTCGTCGTGCCCCTCGCGCTGCTCATCGCCCAGGCCCTCAACACCCGGGGCCTGCGCGTCAGGGACCTGTGGCGCACGGCGTACTTCGTGCCCGTCGTCGTCTCCCCGATCCTCGTCGCGCTCATCTTCGGCCTGGTCTTCGACCGGCAGTTCGGCCTCGCGAACTCGGTGCTGCGCGCCCTGTTCGGCACCGGCGGCGTCGACTGGCTGGGCGATCCGAGCCTGGCCAAGGCGAGCATCGCGCTGGTGATGCTGTGGCGCTGGACCGGCTACCTCACGGTCTTCTTCCTCGCCGGACTGCAGAACGTGCCGAGGGAGTTGTACGAGGCCGCCGCCCTCGACGGCGCCGGACGGCTGCGCACGTTTTCCACCGTCACCCTGCCCGCGCTGAAACCGGTGACCGCGTTCGTCGTCGTCACCTCCTTCATCGGCGCGGCCCAGATCTTCGAGGAGCCGTATCTGCTCACCGGTGGCGGACCGGCCGAATCCACCCTCTCGGTCACGATGTTCATCTACCGGGCCGCCTTCCAGCGCCAGCAGTTCGGCTACGCGGCCGCCGCGGCCGTCGTGCTCTTCGTCCTCGTCTTCGGGCTGAGCCGGCTCGTCAACCGTCTCCTCGGCATCGGGAGGGCGTCCTGA
- a CDS encoding carbohydrate ABC transporter permease, producing the protein MRTRLPLYGVLVLLLLAFLAPLLWALSGSFKPRGDIFAYPPRLIPDPFTLDNYQRLFSGQPFWRWFLMSTVVALAATAVSVFVCALAGYGFAKFRFAGRKLLFGVMFSSLSIPFAVILVPLFVMLVKTGLGSPWFALIVPWVAPAFGIFMMQQYIVQSIPDSVLEAARIDGAGEFGIFRTIVLPLLRPALGALAVWQFLQSYNSFLWPLVLVSDSSQYTLPLGLQTLFVSEQRQYDLVLAGAVIAVVPAVALFVLLRKQLLEGLSTGAVKG; encoded by the coding sequence ATGCGCACCCGCCTGCCGCTGTACGGCGTCCTGGTCCTGCTGTTGCTGGCCTTTCTCGCCCCGCTCCTGTGGGCCCTGAGCGGCTCGTTCAAACCGCGCGGCGACATCTTCGCCTACCCGCCGCGGCTGATCCCCGACCCGTTCACCCTCGACAACTACCAGCGCTTGTTCTCCGGACAGCCGTTCTGGCGCTGGTTCCTGATGAGCACGGTCGTCGCCCTGGCCGCCACTGCTGTGTCCGTCTTCGTCTGTGCCCTGGCCGGCTACGGCTTCGCCAAGTTCCGCTTCGCCGGCAGGAAGCTGCTCTTCGGCGTGATGTTCAGCTCGCTGTCCATCCCGTTCGCGGTGATCCTCGTGCCGCTCTTCGTGATGCTGGTCAAGACCGGGCTGGGCAGCCCGTGGTTCGCGCTGATCGTGCCGTGGGTGGCGCCCGCGTTCGGGATCTTCATGATGCAGCAGTACATCGTGCAGTCCATCCCGGACTCCGTGCTGGAGGCCGCCCGCATCGACGGGGCCGGCGAGTTCGGCATCTTCCGGACCATCGTGCTGCCCCTGCTGCGCCCCGCGCTCGGTGCGCTGGCCGTCTGGCAGTTCCTGCAGAGCTACAACAGCTTCCTGTGGCCGCTGGTGCTGGTCTCCGACAGCTCCCAGTACACCCTGCCGCTCGGCCTGCAGACCCTGTTCGTGTCGGAACAACGGCAGTACGACCTCGTCCTCGCCGGAGCGGTCATCGCCGTGGTCCCCGCCGTCGCACTGTTCGTCCTGCTGCGCAAACAGCTCCTCGAAGGCCTGTCCACGGGCGCCGTCAAGGGCTGA
- a CDS encoding beta-galactosidase gives MFELPPRVLFGAAYYHEYQPYERLKDDLDLMAEARFTVIRVGESVWSTWEPENGRFDLDWLQPVLDGAHERGISVILGTPTYAVPPWLARQYPEIAGEYRTGERHGWGARQEVDFTHPAFRFHAERVIRKIVGRYADHPAVIGFQVDNEPGLHLFHNHGVFQRFVDHLRDRYGDVETLNREWGLVYWSHRLSTWADLWTPDGNAQPQYDLAWRRFQAGLTTEFIAWQAEIVREYARPGQSVTTCISYDRQGVEDDKLTERLDVTAGNPYYTMQDALALPDRNRSGQDWTTNGTWALYRSADRMYSSRQEPFLVTETNAQAIGGPWNNRPAYDGQYRQAAWALISRGASMIEYWHWHTLHFGAETYWGGILPHNGRPGRVYRELAQLGGELERAGDLVASLTPDADVAFLYDGPSKWALQAQPPLATSDGGPDKRSYETVFDAFYRGAFDAGLQSRILHPGQLPDAELPSVLVVPAYYAADDTTLDRLKAYAEQGGHLVLGPRTAYGDLQARARTDVQPARLADAAGVTYDEFSNLDAPLPVTGAGGLALPPGARALHWADGLRRQGAEELAAYEHPHFGRWPAATTHRHGAGRITYVGTVPDPAFAKALLQWAAPADDPWRPGHPSITSTTAASRDGRRVRFLHNWSWEQVTVPVPQGVRDVLSGAVHAAEVPLGPWDVKVLQDE, from the coding sequence ATGTTCGAGCTTCCACCCCGGGTCCTCTTCGGCGCCGCCTACTACCACGAGTACCAGCCGTACGAACGACTCAAGGACGACCTCGACCTGATGGCCGAGGCTCGCTTCACCGTGATCCGGGTCGGCGAGTCCGTCTGGTCGACCTGGGAGCCGGAGAATGGTCGGTTCGACCTCGACTGGCTGCAACCGGTGCTGGACGGCGCCCACGAGCGCGGCATCTCCGTCATCCTCGGGACACCGACGTACGCGGTGCCGCCGTGGCTGGCCCGGCAGTACCCGGAGATCGCGGGGGAGTACCGCACCGGCGAGCGCCACGGCTGGGGTGCCCGGCAGGAGGTCGACTTCACCCACCCGGCGTTCCGCTTCCACGCCGAGCGGGTCATCCGCAAGATCGTCGGCCGCTACGCCGACCACCCGGCCGTCATCGGCTTCCAGGTCGACAACGAACCCGGCCTGCACCTCTTCCACAACCACGGCGTCTTCCAGCGCTTCGTCGACCATCTGCGCGACAGGTACGGGGACGTCGAGACCCTCAACCGTGAGTGGGGCCTCGTCTACTGGTCGCACCGGCTGTCGACCTGGGCCGACCTGTGGACGCCCGACGGCAACGCCCAGCCCCAGTACGACCTGGCGTGGCGGCGCTTCCAAGCCGGGCTCACCACCGAGTTCATCGCCTGGCAGGCCGAGATCGTGCGCGAGTACGCCCGCCCCGGCCAGTCCGTCACCACCTGCATCTCCTACGACCGCCAGGGCGTCGAGGACGACAAGCTGACCGAGCGGCTCGACGTCACCGCGGGCAACCCGTACTACACGATGCAGGACGCCCTCGCCCTGCCCGACCGGAACCGCTCCGGCCAGGACTGGACGACCAACGGCACCTGGGCGCTGTACCGCAGCGCCGACCGCATGTACTCCTCACGCCAGGAACCCTTCCTGGTGACGGAGACCAACGCGCAGGCCATCGGCGGACCGTGGAACAACCGCCCCGCCTACGACGGCCAGTACCGCCAGGCCGCCTGGGCGCTCATCTCGCGCGGCGCCTCGATGATCGAGTACTGGCACTGGCACACCCTGCACTTCGGCGCCGAGACCTACTGGGGCGGCATCCTCCCGCACAACGGCCGGCCCGGCCGCGTCTACCGGGAACTCGCCCAGCTGGGAGGGGAGTTGGAGAGGGCGGGTGACTTGGTGGCGTCCCTCACGCCGGACGCCGATGTCGCCTTCCTGTACGACGGCCCCAGTAAATGGGCGCTCCAGGCGCAGCCACCGCTGGCCACGTCCGACGGGGGTCCGGACAAGCGGTCGTACGAGACCGTCTTCGACGCCTTCTACCGGGGCGCCTTCGACGCCGGCCTCCAGTCCCGCATCCTCCACCCCGGCCAACTCCCCGACGCCGAACTGCCCTCGGTCCTGGTCGTCCCGGCCTACTACGCCGCCGACGACACCACCCTGGACCGGCTGAAGGCCTACGCCGAGCAGGGCGGCCACCTGGTGCTCGGGCCCCGCACGGCCTACGGCGACCTTCAGGCGCGGGCCCGTACCGACGTCCAGCCCGCGCGCCTGGCCGACGCGGCCGGGGTGACGTACGACGAGTTCAGCAACCTGGACGCCCCGCTGCCCGTGACCGGCGCGGGCGGCCTCGCCCTGCCGCCCGGGGCTCGAGCCCTGCACTGGGCCGACGGCCTGCGGCGGCAGGGCGCCGAGGAGTTGGCGGCGTACGAGCACCCGCACTTCGGCCGCTGGCCCGCCGCCACCACCCATCGGCACGGCGCCGGCCGCATCACCTACGTCGGCACCGTCCCGGACCCGGCCTTCGCCAAGGCGCTGCTCCAGTGGGCGGCTCCGGCCGACGACCCCTGGCGGCCCGGTCACCCGAGCATCACCTCGACCACGGCCGCCTCGCGCGACGGCCGCCGGGTCCGCTTCCTGCACAACTGGTCGTGGGAGCAGGTGACCGTACCCGTGCCGCAGGGCGTACGCGACGTGCTGTCCGGAGCTGTGCACGCCGCCGAAGTACCCCTCGGGCCCTGGGATGTGAAGGTCCTTCAGGACGAGTGA